AGCCGTTGACAGATGACAGACGGTGCGTGACGGATGATGCATGGTGAGGTGGATCGGCGCGTGGCGGCAGGACAGGACGTGGCGCAGTGTGTGCGTCGATTCTTTGCAACGACGCAAGGGACGGGTGCGGATTCTCCACTTCTGGTGGGGGTGTCCGGCGGGGTGGATTCGATGGTGCTGCTGCACGTGCTGCGGGTCATGCAGCCGAGCATGGGGTGGGCGCTGCATGTTGTGCACGTCAACCACCACCTTCGGCCGGACGCCGACCAGGATGAAGCGCTGGTGGCACAGACCTGTCGCGCCTGGGGCATTCCGTGGACGGTCCAGCATGTCGACCTTCAATCGATTCCCAAGTCCAAGCGGCAAGGCACGGAGGCGGACGCCCGGCGGCTGCGTTATGACGCGCTGGCAGCGGCTGCGAGGGACGTCGGCGCCAGGCGGGTCTGCCTCGCGCATCACGCCGACGACCAGTTTGAAACGGTGCTGTGGCGTCTGCTGCGCGGAACGGGACGCACGGGACTGGGCGGCATGCGGGCGGTCACGGAGCAGCAAGGCATTGCGTGGTTCCGCCCCTTGCTGACAGTGCCGAAACAGGCGCTGTACCAGTACGCTGCCCATCAGCGCATCCCCTTTCGAGAGGATGCTTCGAACGTTGACCCCCGGTATACGCGCAATGCCCTGCGCAAGGACGTTGTTCCGATTCTGAAACGGCTGCAGCCGAATTGGGCCGAGCGCGTTCAGCGGATGACCACCCTTCTCCAGGAGGAAGATGCCTGGCTTTCCCAGCAAGCGCAAGCCGTCGTGCGGGCATCGGCCAGTCTGGGACCGGCCGGAATTTGTGTCCAATTGTCCACGTTTCGGCAAGCGCCGCGTCCTTTACAACGCCGCGCGATTCAAATACTATTGTATTGTTTAGGCTGTGAACAAGTTTCATTTGACCACGTGGAAGGCGTTCTGCAAGCTGCGCTGGGGGACGCGCCTTCCAGCCGCGTGACGCTGTCGGGTCGATGGACAGCGCAGCGAGCGTATGACGAATTGTGGTTAGTGGATGAATTGCACAGCAGAGCGGACCAAGGCGGAGGACCGCCGCTTTCGTGGCAGTTGGCAGGCGCGTCGGTGCTGCAATGGCAGCGGCCTGCGCCGGCCTGGAGCTGGCGCTTCGAACGGCGGGCCTGGGACCCGGCGGAAGGTGTACGTGTGCGCTCGAAATTTGAAGTTTGCATTCCACCGGTTCCTGTTGTCACGGTCCGAACCTGGCAGCCTGGCGACAGGGTTTCCGTTCTGGGGAGTGGCCGCAAAAAGCTGCAGGATGTTTTTGTGGATGCGAAAGTTCCGAAGCTGCTGCGTCACCACTGGCCGCTTCTGTGTATCCACGACGAAATTTTTTGGGTCCCGGGGATGACCCGGGCTGATATAGCGCTGATGGATCCCGGCGGAGCATCGGGTTGGGTGATTCACGCGTACCCTTATCTCAGGTGCACCCAACAGAAGCAGGCCGCTGATACATAATCCATCCGTACAATCGACATCTTTGGAGTACAAAGACCCGCGCCGCTGACGTATGCTAGGGTGAGGGCATTGACATCAGGGGGGCCTCCATGCATCCGCATCTTGAACGCGTGCTGTTTACTGAAGAGGAAATTTTGGAACGGACCAAAGCGATTGGACGCGTACTGTCCGCGGACTACGCCGACAAAAATCCGCTGCTGATTGGGATTCTCAAGGGCGCTGTCCTGTTTATGGCGGACCTCGTGAAACACATCGACATCCCCATGGAAATGGATTTTATGGCCATCTCCAGTTACGGGGCTTCGTCGAAGTCGTCAGGTGTGGTCAGAATTCTGAAAGACCTCGACCGCTCCATCGAAGGCAGGCACGTCGTCGTCGTGGAAGACATTGTCGACACGGGCTTGACCCTAGCGTACCTGCGCGACATTCTCATGCACCGCCGTGCGGCTTCGGTGAAAGTGGCTGCGATGTTTGACAAACCAGAGGGTCGTTCGGTGGATATATCGCCTGACTATTGTGGGTTCCCGGTTCCGAATGAGTTTATTGTCGGATACGGCCTGGATTACGCGGAGCAGTATCGCAATTTGCCGTACGTTGGCATTCTAAAACCGGAAATCTACAAACGCTAATCCGGGGCAAGGGCCAAGTCGTGTTCGACGAATTGCGATGTCGGAGTGTGGTACAATGATTCCGCCACGACCGGGAGGAGGTAAGGCATGAACAGGTTTTACCGCAGCATCATCTTCTATGTGATTATCCTGCTGGCGATCGTGGGTGTCGTCAATTACATAACCGGTCAAGATCACGCGCGGCAGTCTATCACATACAGTGACTTCGTCAGCGATGTGAATCAGCATACCATCTCTGGCCCGGTAACCATCACGCCGCAAGGGCTGACCGTTCAAATCGACGGTGCCCTGACGAATGGTGAAAAGTTCACAACGATCGCGCTGGACGATGGCAGCAAAGATATTCAGGACTGGCTGGTCAACAACCGTGTCAAGGTGAACGTGCTGCCGCAGCCGAGGACGTCCGTCTGGGTGCAGTTCCTGGAGTCCGGCATTTGGTTCATCCTGCTGCTGGTCATGATGTTCTTCATGTTCAATCAGGCGCAGGGCGGCGGCAGCCGTGTCATGAACTTTGGGAAGAGCCGCGCGAAGCTGTACTCGGAAGAAAAACGGCGGGTTACCTTCCGGGATGTCGCCGGCGCGGACGAAGAGAAGACGGAACTCGAGGAAATTGTCGAGTTTCTGAAGGACCCCAAGCGCTTCGCGAGCTTAGGTGCCCGCATTCCCAAGGGCGTGTTGCTCGTAGGCCCCCCTGGGACGGGGAAGACGCTGCTCGCGAGAGCGGTCGCGGGCGAAGCGGGCGTTCCGTTTTTCAGCATCAGTGGTTCCGACTTTGTTGAGATGTTCGTCGGTGTCGGTGCCTCGCGCGTTCGTGACTTGTTCGAGACCGCGAAAAAGAATGCACCGTGTATCATCTTTATCGACGAAATTGACGCGGTCGGCCGTCACCGCGGCGCCGGACTGGGCGGCGGACATGACGAACGGGAACAAACCTTGAACCAGTTGCTGGTGGAGATGGACGGTTTCTCGGGCAATGAAGGCATCATCATCATTGCCGCGACCAACCGACC
Above is a genomic segment from Alicyclobacillus cycloheptanicus containing:
- the tilS gene encoding tRNA lysidine(34) synthetase TilS, with protein sequence MAAGQDVAQCVRRFFATTQGTGADSPLLVGVSGGVDSMVLLHVLRVMQPSMGWALHVVHVNHHLRPDADQDEALVAQTCRAWGIPWTVQHVDLQSIPKSKRQGTEADARRLRYDALAAAARDVGARRVCLAHHADDQFETVLWRLLRGTGRTGLGGMRAVTEQQGIAWFRPLLTVPKQALYQYAAHQRIPFREDASNVDPRYTRNALRKDVVPILKRLQPNWAERVQRMTTLLQEEDAWLSQQAQAVVRASASLGPAGICVQLSTFRQAPRPLQRRAIQILLYCLGCEQVSFDHVEGVLQAALGDAPSSRVTLSGRWTAQRAYDELWLVDELHSRADQGGGPPLSWQLAGASVLQWQRPAPAWSWRFERRAWDPAEGVRVRSKFEVCIPPVPVVTVRTWQPGDRVSVLGSGRKKLQDVFVDAKVPKLLRHHWPLLCIHDEIFWVPGMTRADIALMDPGGASGWVIHAYPYLRCTQQKQAADT
- the hpt gene encoding hypoxanthine phosphoribosyltransferase: MHPHLERVLFTEEEILERTKAIGRVLSADYADKNPLLIGILKGAVLFMADLVKHIDIPMEMDFMAISSYGASSKSSGVVRILKDLDRSIEGRHVVVVEDIVDTGLTLAYLRDILMHRRAASVKVAAMFDKPEGRSVDISPDYCGFPVPNEFIVGYGLDYAEQYRNLPYVGILKPEIYKR